One Vicia villosa cultivar HV-30 ecotype Madison, WI linkage group LG5, Vvil1.0, whole genome shotgun sequence genomic window, GAGACATAATAATACTTTACATGGTAGGACTAGGAGCATGTTGAAACGAAGGATGATGCATCCCCAGCTTTCCCGGAAACTGTGACCACATTAGCTTATTTATACATGTGTCCAATGAAGACGTTTCCAATGAAGGTAACCGAAGACGGATGTTGTGGAAAGAAGCCTAGTGTAACTCGCTTAATAGTGTTTAGCTCATCGTGTTTCAAACACATACCTGATACTAGAAGGAGTAAACTAGATGATAAAAGTGAAATCATATGTGCAACTCCAGTTGAAGCTAACCTCAAAATTGAGGACTACAGTGATGAAGAACAGATAGATGTAAAAGCAAACAAGCAAATAGTAGGTTCATTATGGTACTTACACAATAGAAGATCACATGATATCTGCTAtgcattaaaatttataaataagttCATGAATGAACCTAGAAAATCTAAGCTCATGTGATGGCAGCTAAAAAAAGTTATGAGATATGTAAAAGGAACACTCAAGTCTTGGCCTGCTATTTCCTGCACAAACATATGACAAACAAGCTGAATTGATCGACTATTCCaactctgattggtgtggagatataAAGGATAGAAGAAGCTCTTTGGCTACTGATTTCAATTCCATGGAGCCTCAATCTCTTGGTGCTCCAAGATGAAATCAGTGACATATCAACCGAATGTTAATTTATTGTACGACCCTTTAGTTAATTCAGATAAACTTGAGGAGTTGTGTTATGCTATTTATTTTAGTTTCGTAGTTGATAGAGAAGGTAGAGTTGGAAGGGTAGCGCTATTGTGGCTAGCAACTTTGAACTGCACTATAGTGAATTTCTCTTTAAACCACATTGATATTGAAGTTGATGATTCTGTAAAAGATAACTGGCGTATGACAGTTTTCTTCTACTATCCTGATCAGACTAACGGTAGAATAAATGTTTATCATAAGCAAAACTTTATTCGAAGTTACTGTCAATTGCATTACAGCGAGCTTAAAATAGAACACTCAAAGACCAAGACAACACAAGCAAGTACCAAACAAATTCATACACAATATGTTCAAATCAAATAGAGATACTATATGGAACACCTTTTCCTGTTACACCAGGCTCTGAAGTTGGCTTCAAAAGTTCATATGGCAAAATCCCAGCACCATTTCTATTCTTCAGATTCTTATTAGCATTCCTCTCATCAACTATACCTTCAAGCTCCATCAACCTTCCTTGGAACTTTTCAAAAGCAGCCTTAATCATTGGTTCCTCTTCCCACGCTGGCTCAACCGTTTGTCCAAGATACTCCTCGTCCGGGGAATGACTAGACAAAATATCCAACACAGTCATCACCGTCATAGCTTGAATTTGTGAAGGGAAACACTTCAACAATGTCACTTCTGGTTTATCATAGAAAAGTTCCAATTCTTGATCAGAAGGATCTTCTGTAGGCATGTTGTTTCTCGCAATGGCTGGTCTATTAGGAAAATAGCCCGCGTAAGTGTACTGACCAAAGTTCACCGCTGCGTGATGTCCGGATGTTATCCAAACAATGGTTGTCACTATTTCAACAAGATCTTCATTTGTTTTCAAATTAGGCCACCAAGGTTCATCTTTCTTGTCACCATGTCCAACTGTTCTAATCTCTTCCCACCATGCTTGTAATTCTTTATCCGACACAACAGTTCTTGAATCACCGTTGTAGTAGTGGTTGACATAATCAGTGACCCAAGATTTGATAGCATCCCAAAGAACAAGGCCATCATTTGCATAAGGGTAATCTTCTATAGCCAGTTTCAAGCCATGAGGGGCATTTGGATCTCTTACTGCCAATCCTCTGTGGATAAGGTCATTCGGAAGGGCTTGTAAGTCGAATTGCCAGTGTTTATCATAGGCTATTGAACTTACTAAGATGGAAAGTTGTTTAGGAGTGAAACTACTCTCGATTATTCCATCCGCATTTATCAGTGCTTCACGTGCAAGTGCGTTGATCTCCATTGTGTATCTAAAATGTGGAAGTAGTAGTCTGTAGATTGGATGCATTGCACTAAGTTGTCTATTTGTTGCAATGATGTATGGTTCTGTACAACAATGAGTTCGCAACCTGAACAAATACGAAAACCAAATGAGCtatgtttattgttttttattttcaatccTAGTATATATTAGAGGTATAGTGTTTCATACCAATGACTAACAAGTTGGTGATAGCCACCATCATGAGCAAGGACATGAGCTTTGGCAAGTCTCCAAAGCCAAACATCCGTTGAGTGCCAGGAAGGCGTATACACTTGCCTCCACTGTGGCTTTCCATTCATCGGCGGACGAGCTAGCTCAATCGCTAATGGTCTTAACGCACCTTCGCGTGTAAGGAAGAACAAAGTCCTTGATCCATACAATGTTGTGCCTTCAAGTTTTCTAACTTCCTCTACTAATGGCATGAAAAAATCATAGTAGTCTAGAATGAACAACTTCTTTTGTTTTATGGCCTGTATTGAGTTTGTTAACATTGCAAAACGTTAACATtgtcatttaaaaatatattcactATTCAGTATCCTTAAACTCAGAACATACCTCTTCAACAGTAACGAATCCTCGGATTTGTTGCTCAACTATTTCAGTAGTTATCGCTGATTCCGCAGGACCATAAACATTAGGGTCAAGCTTGCTTTTCAATGGCCATTCCTACATTATCAATGATCATCGTTGagtttcaattttcttaaaaaaagtaataaataaaaaaggtaaCTTGTGCTAGAAGTATACCGTAACCAATTGGATGCAACAAGGATTAAGACCAGCTATAGTCTGTCTTCCAAATTCTTCATCTCTAAACCAAAAGAATCTGTCCTCTGCCATATCAAACCAAGTTATTATAACTAACTAGTATAACTAACTTTCACGTGCATGAATACAATACAAATCATATCTTACTGTCCATTGTGGCGGGAGTCTCAAAACGAAGAATATCACCCGTAGCATCATTGACAAGCCTAACCAACCGCGGTAGTACAGTCCTAAGAAATCCTTTCTCCTTTTGAGGAGGCAAGGTATATCCTTCATTGAAAAGGTCATCTATGGATGAGAAAAGAAGGAATCCAAGATTCTTGTCAACTACAGCTGTTTTTAAACCCGGTAAAAGCGCGTGGAAAGCAGATTTTAAAGTATTTGCTGAAAACGTGAGTTGTTTTACATCAGAGAAGCATTCGTCCCTAGGAACGTAGACATTGTCACTTCTTTTCTCAGATAATGGATCTGTTCATACAAAAGTATATATATAAAGTCATTAGACTTTAAAATTAGATATGTCTGGTATTCAACGCGTGTCAGTGTCTTACACGGACACATACCTGTATCGCAGCGAGGTCTTCCAGTTCTACAACGCCTAGGATATGGATGTTCACTGCCACCAAGAACAGGTCTCTTGTGATCAGGGTTAGTGTCTGGATCTCCGAGGTCATTATAGACATCATAATCGTATATTCGATCAAAGCTTTGGTGTTCGCCTTCTCCATTGCCTCGTAAACTTATTAGTTCTTCTGCTCTAAACTTTTGCAATCCTTCTGGTGTTTCAGATGGCAAATATGACTGTTAAAAAATTAAGTAAGAAATAATTAGGTACCAAACATGCATGTAAGTTTGTACACATGATAATTCAAAAACTTAtcaatgtaatattttttaatattttcattactATACTGTTCTATTTAACTATTTCATCAACTATAATTAATAcaaacattttaattatttttttaattttattattaaaactaaTGCATCTACTTATTTTATTAACAACTGCATATATTTGCATAACTACAAATAGAATATAAAGGAGTAATTGTTACTTCAGATTCATAATTGAATGACACTGACAACTCTTACTCCCCTCTCATTTGAAGAAACAACTTGTCCTATTTCTTAATCAAGGATTTCAATTTGCCAAAAATAAAACTCAATGATTAGAGTCATGTAGCATATGTTTTTCTATATATTGATTAGAGACAAATTAACAATTATTAATAGGAATTTATAAATtttcatattcaaattcaaaacaaaatatttaattaataataatataaatatatctcAGTTCAATTAAATTTATCAACaatattttatgaatttaattgaatcatagacgttaaaattttataaatatttgacttTTCTTTTAATCACAGTATTGTGATGCACCGcccatgtaaaatattttacattaatagtgcataataattaatctcatattttatattttatgttttaacccaatcaaattaatttaattaatttgactatttaaccaattatttaatttactttGGTTTGAactttttaatacaattttttacatttaatatttttaaattttttttaatacaaataatattaattgttgaaCTATCACATCCACCATCTTTGAATAAATGATACATATGTAAGTTTtctttgttttaaaataattatcgTTTTGTCTCGTTAAGCCAACTTAATTAATAGTTGTGCATGAATATTAAATTATACGCAGAGTACAAATTCAAACCCACAACATTCTACTTGTTCATCTTTAAAAGATGAATTCTAACCGCTAAgctatttgataaaaaaaaataattatcattttgaaatattaatataatatttattatttttcattaatatttgAATTTCTCTTTACATGATTATTTcaagaggagtgctagcaacactctcttttcaacactctctccaacactcactttcttattggttagaacatgtgtgggtccctcaTTTTGAAAATGGATCtcacataaagtggtaggacccacacatgtttgaACCAATAAGAAGGAGAGTgttggagagagtgttgaaaagagattTCAATCCTTacattaaacaaatatttttttgtaaataatatttattttagtattaaaatcaagtaaattaattttttttataaataatgtcaaatTTAAAATGACATTTAATTCAAGTCACTTGTAAAAAGTGGAGGTACCTTGTTTGAGAAAAACACTCTCTTAGCAGGGTTGTCAAACTTGGAGTGAACCCAAGATTCACAAGAAAATTTAACAGGACCAGTGAGAAAGCCATCAAGAACAATTTCTCTCATAAACATTTCCTTTCGATGTTCATTTTCCACAAGAATAGCACCTATCTCTCCAAAATTTGCTGGTACTTCAAATTCAGCTTCATATTTAACCTCTTCTGATGATCGATGCGTCAAATGAACGTAACCTTTGATCCTTTTCTTCTCTAATTTTGTCtctttttcaaacaaaacaaaggaAGAAATTACAATTAATGTTGAGTGATGGTTAAAGACAAAGTAGGTGCTAGGGGACCTCAAGAAAGATGTTCAGCTAAACCTTCTTACTGATTCTTACCGGACAATGGCATGTGAGATAAGTAAAACAAAATTTAGTGTTTGTTTTATTAAGGTTTTTAattaaaccataaataaataaatttaatttattactattaaaattactttattatttatttgagttaaataaatttaaactacGGATTTAAACTACTACTACTACAGTCTCTAatatgtattaatataaataaattattaatatatataaacaacaattttaaaataaattatttttttaattaaaatcttatTTCAACATATTTGCATTTAACTATATAAAAACActctaataaaaaaattgttttcagtaataataaaaaattatattcataTATATTAGACTGCGTTAATGTATCAAAACAATTCgacaaaatcataaaataaacaaaagaactaGCAAATCATGCTCAAAAACTAAAGCATATCAACACAAAAGTGATAGTAGAAAACCACCactaaaaaagatgaaaaagtgaAATACACTTCAacccagtgttttaaaaaccggaccggtcatcgaaccggtgagggtactggatcactggtttatcggtcgaaccactgggtcactggtcgaaccgcacgaccaaaccggattaaaccggattaaaccggataactcggttgaatagacctgtcattatataagtataaaaccggtcgaaccggatgattcagtctctaaaaaaatataactaacttttaaatttttttaaaatatcatatcataaattcacaatttcataacttaaattcaaattttaaacaaaggtatcacacataacaaaatagtaaaaaattacaaagtataattgcaaacaaagtctaattacaacataatctaaacaaagtctaattacaacataatctaattgaatagtttataataaaataactccaatatgtaccaaatttaattcaaaataggatcctcctaaaaagaaaatcaaataaaattcaatatgtttatgctatttaagaaaatttattagcaaagataacaaatagacaataaagtttttaatttgtcactaacgaaaaaaactatgtgagaatgctatttaagtaatacactactaaatatattaaaaaaaaagtttaaaaaaaaagtttaaaagaaatgtaaaaaaaaaagtttaaaaaaaaagtttaaaaaaaaagttaaaaaaaaaaaaaaaaagcaattaaaccaccggttttccggttttcccggttttcccggttttcaccggttttcaccggttcccaccggtttgatggcatacccgatctgactattgaaccagaccggttacctggccggttcccggttcgaccggtccgaccggccggtccggtccggtttttaaaacactgcttcaACCTACTAAAAACTAGTACTACATAAGATGAGGTTCTTCTGTCATTCATAATAAACATAAGGGTATCCAGATGACTTGTCAAGATATCACTTCAAAAAATAAATGCAGTGATTGAACAACTCTTTCATGTCTACCacctttccaaaaaaaaaatcatttctaaCTTTTCAAATGAGGCAAATCACAACAtgtcaaatcaacaacaaatcaaatataCAACTACGGTGGACtcctaaaaatctaaaaatctaacCAGATCTAACACcttagataaaaaaaattagataaaactAAAGGTCAACCAAATTAATCACCAAAAAACTTTATGCCACAGACACATCGAATCCTCGCAAGTCACAATAGATGAGAAGAAGTTTCAAACCTCGATGAACAAAAGTTACTACAACAACTATTCAGGTCTATAACCACCTTATGTTTGAGCAAATTCACTCTAATTGCAATCTTATCCTACAACAGTTGCTAGAAAAAATCACCTAGCAAGAGTCAAACTATTTTAAATGAAAATCAGAGACGGGTTGGAACAAGGTCTACAATTAACAAGTGGCAGATCAGCAACAAGTAAGAGGAAATCCCCCGCAGTGACCGAGTAATCATCATCCTTATCATGGCTCTACCACCATAGGCCCCTCTCAAGGGAGAGAATGATGCTTTAGATGAATTGAAAGAGCTCATCAAGAAGCTATTTGTTTCTAATAAAAAAGTTCATCATCTTCCACTGAAAACCTCAAATTAGTACATCATCGACCCTGCGGCCCACCTCTCCCACTTTTTCAAGTTCTTAAAGAGAAACCTAAAACAGTCTGGATAAGAGTAACTTCAAGCGTTAGAGACAAATCCAATGATCACTCTAAAACGAGATAAGGAGATCGAAGCCCGCTTCTTTTTAGATATACTTTTCTTAAGCCAATCTGAATGGGTATCTGACGAAGAGCCCAACAAAGAGACATATCTCCACCCATGGGGATGCTAATTATAGAACAAACAGTATTCCCCCTCTAAGAGACATAACCTTTTGAGAGCCATACCTTGCGACAACAAAATTTTAGCGTCATAATCTAAGCGTGTCAGTAATCAGCTTCCACTACTATTTCTCAAGTAGGATCAAATTAACCAGCCTAAGATCACATACACCCAACCCACCTAAATGCTTAGGTTTCCAAACCTCAGACCACCTAACTTAAAAAAATTTACACACACCATTAACCCGTCTCAGAAAAACTTCCTCTGAATCTTAACTATAGTCTTTCAAACCTTAACATGCATTTTAAAAAAGAGAAATAGAAGATCGAGACTCAATTAAAAACATAGTTTAGAAAAATAACACGGCAACCTAAACTTTTATATGAAATTTTAGATTAAAATTTGAATGATTAATATTTTTTCTTTAGATCAATAacataatattattaaattaaaaaaaattaataattttttaagtcatatttacattttttttaaaatgacttACTTGGATCTAGCTCGGAGCTAACAAGCTCCAAGAGAATAGATTTACCCATCAAATCAGTTATTTCATCAAGACCACTTTGTAAACCCAGTTTTGATAAAATTCCACCAGTTGCTGGTTGAACAGTCACTGTAGCTTTTACTTCTACTGATTTTCTTTCTATTGCTTCTTCACTCACAGCCACAGCTTTGATTTTCATGCACTCATTCTTAAATTTCCTCCCTTTCTTTTGCTTTGTCAACAATGGCCTTGACAAACCAACCTGAAAACATCTATGGTTACTACTACCAATGCCATGGAGGCTTGGCTTTTGCAAGATCAAACAATTTGGCCTCCAATATATTTGTTGCATAAGCATGCTTACTGTTTTGTGACTCTGTGAGAGAGAATCAATGATTATATGGGGTGAAAATACATTCTCTCCATGTGAGATATATTTATACTACTATGACACTAGGTAtagttatattttcttttatgaaatatgaaatataaacACATGTTTCACGTGTATAACTGTTTACACTATTTTTCTATGGCAACACTCAATAAATTTagataagaaaaagaaagtaTAATGCATTAGGCTCAAGGTAAAACTCTTTACAtacgtttaattttttttacattcttccagtattttttttttaattacatagaaAAATATGATTAATTCAAATTAACTACTCCCTTCGTCTTACAATAGGTGtccacttttctatttttatttctttcaaattatttgtccatttaaaatattaatgtgacatttattatttttttccactaacttacccttatttattgtattttaatttatttaaatactctattacttattattaataagattattttaataaatgaaactcattttttcattgaaatcaacataattaatcattttattaaaaaatgtgaaAATCTCAAAGAAAACAACATTTATTGTGAGACCGGGAAAACAGCATTCTTCCAGTATCATTTTTTATTACTTACATTTTATCTTACCATCCTTTCATTTTGTATAAGAAACATAATATAatatagagtgaagacccattttggtccctcacaataATCACACAACTTAAATTAGTCTTTCACAAAAAAAAGAGCCCACTTTAATCCCTTGCAAAATTTAACCGGACTATATTAGTccttctattaatattttttcaaatcggctttttttctaattttaaaccgtgactggactgccacgttgtattttttttattttttaaatattaaaccgTGACTGTCacgttgtattttattttttatttttcattttttaaatactaaattaatttttaatttttaatttcatattttaacaattttaatttaataatatccaAAAAATCAAAATTGTATCTTATAAGAAATCGAACTCAAGACTTTTAAACAATATCTTAAATTTTTTCCACTAGGCCAATATgcattcatgacaaataatttcgaagaattttaatattaaataattatgaatttaaaataaaaattacaaaatttgtaCCAATGGGGTTTCGAACCTAAATCAGATAtatgataatcactttacaactaaacaaatcaatttctatttctTAATGATAAATACTTAACTAAATAATTCTGAATAAACATTTACTAATTACAAATAATACAccaattaaaaataaagtttataaaATGTAAATCTTACTTCaaactaattcaaattaaataataattagttaatttaatagtaattcaaattgttaaaatatttaatcaatttaaattaaataatcagttatttttaaaattattttaactaattcaaactaaaaagtgattaattaatttaacagtaattcaataaaatatttatttatttattttatttgattaattatatttaggatttatattttattaattttatttttaaatttttgtattatttaaatttttataactaAAATGACTATCATTTAACTTGAACGGATATGGGTTTAATACCTCATTagtacaaattttaaatttttggtttaaaattcataattatttaatattactaaAAATTATAGGAAATATTTGTCATAAATGTACATTGGactagtggtaaagacttaaaATATTGATTAAAGTTCATGGGTTCAAttccatataaaaaataattttggcttttttgatattattaatttagtattgtttaaaaataaaattataattaaaagtcaatttagtatttaaaaaataaaagccaacgtggcagtccattcacggtttaaaagtattaaaaaacccgatttgaaaaaaatattaacataaggactaatatggtccggttaaattttataagggattaaatcgagtcctttttttgtgagggactaatttgggttgtgtaatttttgtgagggaccaaaatgggtcttcactctataaTATAACTATAATTCATTCCTAAGGTTCATTCTACTTCTCACAATTATGTTTTCTTTCGGaaaataaatattctttatataaATTAGTATCAGTTATTATACTTATCGAATGATATTTAAAATTCTTTAGTTACTAAATGCATTAAATATTAATTGGTATTCATACGTAATTAATTCTATTAAGTGAAAAGCAACGAGGTGGGGTGTTTTTTTTATATGGCTATGGTGGAACTGGTAAGACCTTTATGTGGAACACTTTATCAGCCGCACTTAGGTCTAAGAAAAAAATTGTCTTGCCTGTTGCCTCAAGTGAGATTGCAAGTTTGTTGTTACCAGGTGGAAGAACAACTCATTCTAGGTTTAAGATTCCTGTCCCTACTTTAGAAACTTCTATTTGCAACATTAACAAAAAAGATGATCTTGCTGAGCTTCTAAAGATGACTGATCTTATTATATGGGATAAAGCTCCTATGGCTAACAAATTTTGCTTTGAGTCTCTTGATAAATCATTGAAAGATATTATGAGTGGAATGCCACATGCATCTCATAAAATATTTGGAGGTAAGGTTGTTGTCTTTGGTGGTGATTTCAGACAAATTCTCCCCGTTATACCAAGAGGTACTAGATCTGATATTATCCATGCAACAATCAATTCTTCTTATATTTGGGATCACTGTAAAGTCTTGAAGCTTACAAAGAACATGCGGTTACAAACTGGTGCAACCACTTCTACTGCTAATGACATTAGGAGCTTTTCAGAGTGGATTTTAAATATTGGGGATGGGACCATGTGTGAGCCGAATGATGGTTATGCTGATATGTGTATTCCATATGAGTTTTTAATTTCAAACTTTTCTGATCCTATTAAGGCAATTGTTGAGGATACCTACCCTGATCTTATTCATAACTATCTTGATTCCAACTATCTCCAAAGTCGTGCAATCTTAGCTTCAACGATTGAAGTAGTAGATGATATCAACCAATATATCACAAACCTTCTTCCAGGTAACAAACTTGTACTTATTCTGAATTTATTACGTTAATAGGAAATACTTGGTCATAGCAATCATTTATGAAATGTTGAAATTTTACAATTGTTGTAGGAGAAGACAAAGAATACTTCAGTAGTGATTATATAGATAAATCTGATGCTACTAACTTTGATGCATATGAGCATGTAACACCTGAGTTCCTAAATGCTCTCAAAACTTCTGGATTGCCTAATCATTCAATCAGGTTGAAAGTTGGCGTCACAATAATGTTAATGCGCAATCTCGATCAGTCTGAAGGGTTGTGCAATGGTACACGACTAACTGTAACCAGACTTGCATCTCATGTCATTGAAGctaagatcatttctggaaaaaatATTGGTAACATCATTTATATTCCTAGGATGTCTTTGTCCCCCTCacaatcaccatggccatttaAATTGGTTAGACGCCAATT contains:
- the LOC131602033 gene encoding linoleate 13S-lipoxygenase 2-1, chloroplastic-like; the protein is MLMQQIYWRPNCLILQKPSLHGIGSSNHRCFQVGLSRPLLTKQKKGRKFKNECMKIKAVAVSEEAIERKSVEVKATVTVQPATGGILSKLGLQSGLDEITDLMGKSILLELVSSELDPKTKLEKKRIKGYVHLTHRSSEEVKYEAEFEVPANFGEIGAILVENEHRKEMFMREIVLDGFLTGPVKFSCESWVHSKFDNPAKRVFFSNKSYLPSETPEGLQKFRAEELISLRGNGEGEHQSFDRIYDYDVYNDLGDPDTNPDHKRPVLGGSEHPYPRRCRTGRPRCDTDPLSEKRSDNVYVPRDECFSDVKQLTFSANTLKSAFHALLPGLKTAVVDKNLGFLLFSSIDDLFNEGYTLPPQKEKGFLRTVLPRLVRLVNDATGDILRFETPATMDKDRFFWFRDEEFGRQTIAGLNPCCIQLVTEWPLKSKLDPNVYGPAESAITTEIVEQQIRGFVTVEEAIKQKKLFILDYYDFFMPLVEEVRKLEGTTLYGSRTLFFLTREGALRPLAIELARPPMNGKPQWRQVYTPSWHSTDVWLWRLAKAHVLAHDGGYHQLVSHWLRTHCCTEPYIIATNRQLSAMHPIYRLLLPHFRYTMEINALAREALINADGIIESSFTPKQLSILVSSIAYDKHWQFDLQALPNDLIHRGLAVRDPNAPHGLKLAIEDYPYANDGLVLWDAIKSWVTDYVNHYYNGDSRTVVSDKELQAWWEEIRTVGHGDKKDEPWWPNLKTNEDLVEIVTTIVWITSGHHAAVNFGQYTYAGYFPNRPAIARNNMPTEDPSDQELELFYDKPEVTLLKCFPSQIQAMTVMTVLDILSSHSPDEEYLGQTVEPAWEEEPMIKAAFEKFQGRLMELEGIVDERNANKNLKNRNGAGILPYELLKPTSEPGVTGKGVPYSISI
- the LOC131605184 gene encoding uncharacterized protein LOC131605184 yields the protein MWNTLSAALRSKKKIVLPVASSEIASLLLPGGRTTHSRFKIPVPTLETSICNINKKDDLAELLKMTDLIIWDKAPMANKFCFESLDKSLKDIMSGMPHASHKIFGGKVVVFGGDFRQILPVIPRGTRSDIIHATINSSYIWDHCKVLKLTKNMRLQTGATTSTANDIRSFSEWILNIGDGTMCEPNDGYADMCIPYEFLISNFSDPIKAIVEDTYPDLIHNYLDSNYLQSRAILASTIEVVDDINQYITNLLPGEDKEYFSSDYIDKSDATNFDAYEHVTPEFLNALKTSGLPNHSIRLKVGVTIMLMRNLDQSEGLCNGTRLTVTRLASHVIEAKIISGKNIGNIIYIPRMSLSPSQSPWPFKLVRRQFPIMVSFAMTINKSQGQSLDNVGLYLPKEVFSHGQLYVAISRVKSKKGLKILIHDKDREPMCNTTNVVFKEVFQNL